One Mangrovimonas cancribranchiae DNA segment encodes these proteins:
- the hemH gene encoding ferrochelatase, with protein MKKGILLVNLGSPDSPNPKDVKTYLDEFLMDPRVIDVPFWLRSFIVRGIVLNTRPKASAAAYQKIWWEEGSPLIVISERLQEKVQQQVEMPVGLAMRYGSMTIKKGLQDLVDKGVEEVLLIPLYPQFAMATTETILVLAEDIRKTDFPNLKITDLPAFYNNPDYIEVLSNSISKHLKGKNIDHLLFSYHGVPERHIKKSDITKSHCKIDGSCCVTASKAHQFCYRHQCFEVTRLVAEKLQLEEGKYSTSFQSRLGFDPWLQPYTDRTIERLGSQDIKNMAVVTPAFVSDCLETLEEIAMEGEEIFHEVGGENFTTIPCLNDDQEWVDLLAKWINTWIATETVTV; from the coding sequence ATGAAAAAAGGAATTTTACTCGTCAATCTGGGCTCGCCAGACAGTCCTAATCCAAAGGATGTAAAAACATATCTTGACGAATTTTTAATGGATCCGCGTGTTATTGATGTGCCATTTTGGTTACGTAGTTTTATTGTGCGCGGTATTGTTTTAAACACACGACCAAAAGCATCGGCTGCTGCTTATCAAAAGATTTGGTGGGAAGAAGGGTCGCCCTTAATTGTTATTTCAGAACGTCTTCAAGAGAAAGTGCAACAACAAGTAGAAATGCCTGTTGGTCTTGCCATGCGTTATGGTAGTATGACCATAAAAAAAGGCCTTCAAGATTTGGTTGATAAAGGTGTAGAAGAGGTGTTGCTTATTCCATTGTATCCACAATTCGCTATGGCAACAACCGAAACAATTTTGGTACTTGCCGAGGACATAAGAAAAACAGATTTTCCTAATTTAAAAATCACCGATTTACCGGCGTTTTATAATAATCCGGATTATATAGAAGTCCTGTCTAACAGCATTTCAAAACATTTAAAAGGAAAGAACATAGATCACTTACTATTTTCTTATCACGGAGTTCCAGAGCGTCATATTAAAAAAAGTGATATTACGAAGTCGCATTGTAAAATAGATGGCAGCTGTTGTGTAACAGCATCAAAAGCACATCAATTCTGTTATCGCCATCAATGTTTTGAGGTGACACGTTTGGTTGCTGAAAAACTTCAATTAGAAGAAGGAAAATATTCAACATCATTTCAATCGCGCTTAGGGTTCGATCCATGGTTACAACCATATACCGATAGAACCATCGAGCGATTAGGAAGTCAAGATATAAAAAACATGGCGGTTGTGACTCCTGCTTTTGTAAGTGATTGTCTGGAAACCTTAGAAGAAATTGCTATGGAAGGTGAAGAGATTTTTCACGAAGTAGGAGGCGAAAACTTCACGACAATACCTTGTTTAAACGACGACCAAGAGTGGGTAGATTTATTAGCTAAGTGGATTAATACGTGGATAGCCACAGAAACCGTGACCGTTTAA
- a CDS encoding AraC family transcriptional regulator, translating to MKTDFNRSKNVAKGSFSEVKIDEDFIVLTYQNENELVEVLERDIDSSFIQFHFCLKGSCKFVFNQGNYGLDIEDEKSLLLYNPQRDLPIHINSNPHTWLVSVLISIKKFHSLFSQEADYITFLSDDNKDKKYYKDGKITPSMAIVLTQLIHYNLNSSIKNLYFNGKAYELLSLYFHRNEEANVEQCPFLVDETNVIKIRKAKDIIISRMAEPPTLQELADEIGLSLKKLKEGFKEIYGDSVFSFLFDYKMEYARKLLESGDHNVNEVGLKVGYSTASHFIAAFKKKYGTTPKKYVMSIS from the coding sequence ATGAAGACCGATTTTAACCGTAGTAAAAATGTCGCTAAAGGGTCGTTTTCAGAAGTGAAAATAGATGAGGATTTTATTGTGCTCACCTATCAGAATGAAAATGAGCTTGTTGAGGTTTTAGAACGTGATATAGATAGTAGTTTTATACAGTTTCATTTTTGCTTAAAAGGGTCTTGTAAGTTTGTATTTAATCAAGGAAATTATGGTTTAGATATTGAAGACGAAAAATCGTTGTTGTTGTATAATCCACAACGCGATTTACCTATTCATATTAATAGTAACCCGCATACTTGGCTAGTTTCGGTATTAATTTCAATAAAAAAATTCCATAGCTTATTTTCTCAAGAAGCCGATTACATTACGTTTTTAAGCGACGATAATAAAGATAAAAAGTATTATAAGGATGGAAAAATTACGCCATCAATGGCTATTGTGTTAACACAATTAATACATTACAACCTTAATAGCTCCATAAAAAATCTCTATTTCAATGGCAAAGCATATGAACTATTAAGTTTGTACTTTCATAGGAATGAAGAAGCCAATGTAGAACAATGCCCATTTTTAGTTGATGAGACTAATGTCATTAAAATACGAAAAGCTAAGGATATTATTATATCTAGAATGGCCGAACCACCAACCTTGCAAGAATTAGCCGATGAAATTGGGTTGAGTCTTAAAAAGCTTAAAGAAGGTTTTAAAGAAATTTACGGCGATTCGGTATTTAGTTTTTTGTTTGATTACAAAATGGAATACGCTAGAAAACTTTTGGAATCGGGAGATCACAATGTAAATGAAGTAGGATTAAAGGTAGGTTACAGTACTGCAAGTCATTTTATTGCAGCATTTAAAAAGAAATATGGTACGACACCAAAAAAATATGTGATGTCGATATCTTAA
- the hemA gene encoding glutamyl-tRNA reductase — MPQSKKHKTFYAIGLSYKKADAVTRGHFSLDENAKTALFKQAKADNISSLIVTSTCNRTELYGFAEHPFQLIKLLCDNTKGTVEEFQKVAYIHKSNEAVSHIFKVGGGLDSQILGDFEIISQLKAAARQSKKEGLLNNYLERLVNAVIQASKRIKTETNISSGATSVSFASVHYILNNVSDITNKNILLFGTGKIGRNTCENLIKHTKNEHITLINRTKTKAEEVAGKFNVVVKDYANLQEEINASDILIVATGAQNPTVDKYLIQSKKPLLVLDLSIPKNVDHNVSELENVTLVHLDHLSQITDKTLEDRKTHIPVAEAIIEEVKTEFNGWLETRKFAPTIKALKLKLNDFKTAELDTQRKKLSDFNEEQAELISNNIIQKITNHFAHHLKDDDIPTDESLELIKKVFQLEETKYV, encoded by the coding sequence ATGCCGCAATCTAAAAAACACAAAACATTTTATGCTATTGGATTAAGCTACAAAAAAGCAGATGCCGTAACGCGCGGTCATTTTAGTTTAGATGAAAATGCTAAAACTGCTTTATTTAAACAAGCCAAAGCCGATAATATTTCTAGCCTGATTGTAACCTCAACGTGTAACCGTACCGAGTTGTATGGATTTGCAGAACACCCTTTTCAATTAATAAAATTACTTTGTGATAATACTAAAGGCACCGTTGAGGAGTTTCAAAAAGTGGCCTATATTCATAAAAGTAATGAAGCCGTTTCTCATATTTTTAAAGTTGGAGGTGGTTTAGATAGTCAAATTCTAGGCGATTTTGAGATTATAAGTCAATTAAAAGCAGCTGCAAGACAATCTAAAAAAGAAGGTTTGCTTAACAATTACCTAGAGCGTTTGGTAAACGCTGTAATTCAAGCTAGCAAGCGTATAAAAACCGAAACAAATATTTCATCTGGTGCTACGTCTGTTTCGTTTGCTTCTGTGCATTATATTCTCAACAATGTTTCGGATATCACCAATAAAAATATCCTATTATTTGGTACGGGGAAAATAGGTAGAAATACTTGTGAGAACTTAATAAAACATACCAAAAACGAACATATTACCTTAATAAACCGTACTAAAACGAAGGCTGAAGAAGTTGCTGGAAAATTTAATGTTGTAGTTAAGGATTATGCCAATTTACAAGAAGAAATCAACGCTTCAGATATTTTAATTGTTGCTACAGGTGCACAAAACCCAACGGTAGATAAATATTTAATTCAATCCAAAAAACCATTGTTAGTTTTGGATTTATCTATTCCTAAAAATGTAGACCATAATGTTTCAGAGTTAGAGAATGTAACGCTAGTTCATTTAGACCATTTATCGCAAATCACAGATAAAACTCTAGAAGACCGAAAAACGCATATTCCTGTTGCCGAAGCGATTATCGAAGAGGTTAAAACAGAGTTTAACGGCTGGCTAGAAACCCGAAAGTTTGCCCCAACAATAAAAGCCTTAAAGCTTAAATTGAATGATTTTAAAACAGCTGAGTTAGATACACAACGTAAAAAACTCAGTGATTTTAACGAAGAACAAGCCGAATTGATAAGTAACAACATCATTCAAAAAATCACCAATCACTTTGCCCATCATTTAAAAGATGATGACATCCCTACTGATGAAAGCCTGGAACTCATAAAAAAAGTGTTTCAATTAGAAGAAACGAAGTATGTCTAA
- the hemC gene encoding hydroxymethylbilane synthase has product MSKVIRIGTRDSKLALWQAKTVQQKLEDLGYNTKLVPVKSQGDIILDKPLYELGITGVFTKTLDIAMLNGDVDIAVHSMKDVPTQLPKGIIQSAVLKRANTKDILVYKDVDFLNTVGTIATGSLRRKAQWLNKYPNHTVEGLRGNVITRLQKLKDNNWNAAVFAKAGLERIDILPENHIELDWMIPAPAQGAMVVVTLQNDTFSTEAISKLNHQPTEICTHIEREFLRVLEGGCTAPIGASAIINGDSIQFEGVLLSIDGTKKLSVRKSVALSNYKGFGKACALEILDNGGRELMKAIKAAL; this is encoded by the coding sequence ATGTCTAAAGTTATAAGAATTGGTACACGCGATAGTAAATTAGCACTTTGGCAAGCCAAAACCGTCCAACAAAAACTAGAGGATTTAGGATATAACACCAAACTGGTTCCTGTAAAATCGCAAGGCGATATTATTCTGGACAAACCCCTATACGAACTTGGTATAACAGGTGTTTTTACCAAAACCTTGGACATCGCCATGCTTAATGGCGACGTTGATATTGCCGTACATTCTATGAAAGATGTGCCAACGCAATTACCCAAAGGCATAATACAATCGGCTGTTTTAAAACGCGCCAACACCAAAGATATTTTGGTTTATAAAGATGTAGATTTTTTAAACACCGTTGGAACTATTGCAACAGGAAGTTTAAGACGTAAAGCACAATGGCTTAACAAATACCCTAATCATACCGTTGAAGGATTGCGCGGTAATGTTATAACACGTTTACAAAAGCTGAAAGACAATAACTGGAATGCTGCTGTTTTCGCCAAAGCTGGTTTAGAACGCATTGACATTCTCCCCGAAAACCACATCGAACTGGATTGGATGATTCCCGCACCCGCGCAAGGCGCTATGGTTGTTGTAACGTTACAAAACGATACATTTTCAACTGAAGCTATTTCAAAGTTAAACCATCAACCTACCGAAATTTGCACCCATATAGAACGTGAGTTTTTACGTGTTTTAGAAGGCGGTTGTACAGCGCCAATTGGAGCTTCGGCAATAATTAATGGCGATTCCATCCAATTTGAAGGCGTGTTACTTTCTATCGATGGAACTAAAAAATTAAGTGTACGTAAATCTGTGGCACTTTCCAATTACAAAGGTTTTGGAAAAGCTTGTGCTTTGGAAATCCTAGACAATGGTGGACGTGAATTAATGAAAGCCATAAAAGCTGCGCTATAA
- a CDS encoding uroporphyrinogen-III synthase: MTILSTKILNQEQKNVLTKANINVIDYNAITIDFLDFDDEIIADNAIITSKNAVKAVIDKKVVIKNCFCVGEKTKTRLEENGQNVSKTTNYGADLAKFIVKNHKNEHFWFFCNNIRRDELPNMLTKNNISFKEVEVYKTSLNKQIISEAFDAVLFFSPSGIESFTANNNLKNKTVFCIGKTTAEAAKPYTKNIHIANKPTIESVLQLAAKHLTK, encoded by the coding sequence ATGACCATACTTTCCACCAAAATATTAAACCAAGAACAAAAAAATGTTCTCACAAAAGCTAATATCAATGTAATAGATTACAATGCCATTACTATTGATTTTTTAGATTTTGATGATGAAATTATTGCAGACAATGCCATTATTACTAGTAAAAATGCTGTAAAAGCGGTAATAGATAAAAAAGTAGTGATAAAAAATTGTTTTTGTGTTGGCGAAAAAACAAAAACCCGCTTAGAAGAAAATGGTCAAAATGTATCAAAAACGACTAATTATGGGGCAGATTTAGCTAAATTCATCGTAAAAAACCATAAAAACGAGCATTTTTGGTTTTTCTGTAATAATATTAGAAGAGATGAATTACCAAATATGTTAACCAAAAATAACATTAGCTTTAAAGAAGTTGAAGTTTACAAAACGTCTTTAAATAAACAGATTATATCGGAAGCATTTGACGCTGTTCTATTTTTTAGCCCAAGTGGCATTGAAAGCTTTACTGCAAACAATAACTTAAAAAACAAAACGGTATTTTGTATTGGCAAAACAACAGCTGAAGCAGCAAAACCGTATACCAAAAATATTCATATTGCAAACAAACCAACCATTGAAAGCGTTTTGCAATTAGCAGCAAAACACCTTACCAAATAA
- the hemE gene encoding uroporphyrinogen decarboxylase: MIKNDLFLRALKGETVQRPPVWMMRQAGRYLPEFMEIKAKYDFFTRCRTPELASEITVQPIRRYGMDAAILFSDILVIPQAMNIDVEMKPNFGPYLPNPVRTQKDVDNVIIPDVKVELGYVYQAIKATKELLNNEIPLIGFAGSPWTILCYCVQGQGSKTFDKAKAFCFTNPVAAHQMLQKITDTTIAYLKEKVKAGCDVVQIFDSWGGMLSPTDYQEFSWQYINQIIEALKDMAPVIAFGKGCWFALNEMAQSNASALGIDWTCSPRNARYLTGGNITLQGNFDPSRLLSPPSEIKKMVHQMIDEFGKDKYIVNLGHGILPNIPLENAQAFIDAVKEYNA, encoded by the coding sequence ATGATAAAAAACGATTTATTCTTAAGAGCTTTAAAAGGAGAAACTGTGCAACGTCCACCTGTTTGGATGATGCGTCAAGCTGGTCGTTATCTTCCAGAATTTATGGAAATAAAAGCCAAGTACGATTTCTTTACGCGTTGTCGCACACCAGAATTGGCTAGCGAAATTACCGTGCAACCTATTAGACGTTACGGTATGGATGCCGCCATTTTGTTTAGCGATATTTTGGTCATTCCGCAGGCTATGAATATTGACGTAGAAATGAAACCCAACTTTGGACCGTATTTACCAAATCCTGTTCGTACGCAAAAAGACGTGGATAATGTTATTATTCCCGACGTAAAGGTGGAATTAGGCTATGTATATCAAGCCATAAAAGCCACCAAGGAATTACTTAATAACGAGATTCCGTTAATAGGATTTGCTGGTTCACCTTGGACTATTTTATGTTATTGTGTTCAAGGTCAAGGTAGCAAAACCTTTGATAAGGCCAAGGCCTTTTGTTTCACCAATCCAGTAGCGGCACATCAAATGCTTCAAAAAATAACCGATACCACTATTGCTTACCTTAAAGAAAAAGTGAAAGCAGGTTGCGATGTGGTTCAAATTTTCGATTCTTGGGGCGGTATGTTATCACCAACCGATTATCAAGAGTTTTCGTGGCAATACATCAACCAAATTATTGAGGCTTTAAAAGATATGGCACCTGTAATTGCTTTTGGAAAAGGATGTTGGTTTGCATTAAATGAAATGGCGCAAAGTAACGCTTCGGCATTGGGAATAGATTGGACGTGCTCACCAAGGAATGCACGATATTTAACGGGTGGAAACATTACGTTACAAGGTAATTTTGATCCTTCTAGATTGTTATCACCACCATCTGAAATTAAGAAAATGGTACATCAAATGATTGATGAATTTGGGAAAGATAAATATATCGTAAATTTAGGTCACGGAATTTTACCTAATATCCCATTGGAAAACGCCCAAGCATTTATCGATGCTGTTAAAGAATATAATGCTTAA
- a CDS encoding EI24 domain-containing protein, protein MLKNIVKGIQAYLGAFGVISKLKLWKYFAIPILISIITALIIGVTAYGLSDNIGFFISKLWVWDWGKDTFTTIGNVIGGLFIIAIGLILYKHIVMALSAPFMSPVSEKIEAHFLGTTHKTHRNTSFTQQLWRGVRINLRNLGLELFWTIPILLFGFIPVIGIMSSVLLFLVQAYYAGFGNMDYTLERHFNYKESIQFVKQNRGRAIGNGVVFMLCLLIPVLGFILVLPLSVTAASKETVSLLQSNNHYKIER, encoded by the coding sequence ATGCTTAAAAACATTGTAAAAGGCATACAAGCATATTTAGGAGCTTTTGGAGTAATCTCCAAATTGAAGCTCTGGAAATACTTTGCCATTCCTATTTTAATAAGCATTATTACAGCACTTATTATTGGTGTTACGGCTTATGGGTTATCAGATAACATTGGTTTCTTCATCTCAAAACTATGGGTTTGGGATTGGGGCAAAGACACATTTACAACAATAGGTAATGTTATAGGCGGTTTATTTATTATTGCCATTGGGCTAATTTTATACAAACATATTGTTATGGCTTTGTCGGCACCATTTATGAGCCCAGTTTCCGAGAAAATCGAAGCCCATTTTTTAGGAACAACACATAAAACGCATCGCAATACTAGTTTTACACAACAACTTTGGCGAGGCGTTAGAATTAACCTTCGCAATTTAGGTTTAGAACTGTTTTGGACCATCCCAATTTTACTTTTTGGTTTTATTCCTGTTATTGGTATTATGTCATCTGTATTATTATTTTTAGTACAAGCGTATTATGCTGGTTTTGGTAATATGGATTACACCTTGGAACGACATTTTAATTACAAAGAAAGTATTCAATTTGTAAAACAGAATCGTGGCCGCGCCATTGGTAATGGTGTTGTGTTTATGCTGTGTTTATTAATTCCTGTTTTAGGATTTATCTTAGTATTACCGCTTTCGGTTACTGCTGCATCTAAAGAAACCGTTTCTTTACTACAATCAAATAACCATTACAAAATTGAGCGCTAA
- a CDS encoding GNAT family N-acetyltransferase — MDLSNETFYLDNLKPEDAPSLNQLMIRNARHFQQYLPKTLSQNLSENASKSYIKNKSEAFKNKTEFTFAIKEKDTNNIAGLVILKNLDWNTKQGEFAYCLGSKYSGNGWMSKSVKATKDYAFNELGLEKLQVIIHHSNTDSINVAKRSGFTWIKTLKKEFVSGKAVLDMELYEIQKNDI; from the coding sequence ATGGATTTGAGTAACGAGACCTTTTATTTAGATAATCTTAAACCAGAAGATGCGCCTAGCCTAAACCAATTGATGATTAGGAATGCAAGACATTTTCAACAGTATTTGCCCAAAACATTATCACAAAATCTTTCAGAAAATGCTTCAAAAAGTTATATTAAAAATAAATCTGAAGCATTTAAAAACAAAACCGAATTCACCTTCGCTATAAAAGAAAAAGACACCAACAATATTGCAGGTTTAGTTATTCTTAAAAACCTAGATTGGAACACCAAACAAGGGGAATTTGCCTATTGCCTTGGTAGTAAATATTCTGGAAATGGCTGGATGAGTAAAAGTGTAAAAGCTACCAAAGACTATGCGTTTAATGAATTAGGCTTAGAAAAACTTCAAGTCATCATACATCATAGTAATACAGATAGTATAAATGTAGCCAAACGTTCCGGCTTTACGTGGATTAAAACTTTAAAAAAGGAATTTGTTTCAGGAAAAGCCGTATTGGATATGGAACTATATGAAATCCAAAAAAATGATATTTAA
- the nhaA gene encoding Na+/H+ antiporter NhaA, with protein sequence MTEKSLLSPFQKFVKIESFSGLLLLAATVLALIWSNSPFADSYTALWDYKVGITTEAFELNKPLILWINDGLMAIFFFLIGLEIKREFLIGELNSPKKIGFPLVGAFGGMAIPVLCFFLINNNPETLKGWGIPMATDIAFSLAILTALGKRIPLSLKVFLTAFAIVDDLGAVLVIAIFYSSSIKFALLGVAILLLVFLYILSYKGIYSKFFTIALGIVIWILFLKSGIHPTLAGVLLAFSVPIRQKINTQEFINTLVSITDNIKQASILNKPILSKEQIQQIDDLEDWTYKYQSPLQQIEHNLHDWVAYFIIPVFAFANAGVIINSSAPLAFNLVTAIVVSLVLGKSIGITLFVVLAQKIKLINIPNDITIWHIIGVSFLAGIGFTMSIFIAGLAFAGNPINIDSAKIGILIGSLISAVIGFLILKFKK encoded by the coding sequence ATGACAGAAAAATCTTTATTATCTCCATTTCAAAAATTCGTAAAAATTGAAAGTTTTAGTGGGCTCTTACTTCTAGCCGCTACTGTTTTAGCACTAATTTGGTCAAATTCGCCTTTTGCCGATAGCTATACGGCACTTTGGGACTATAAAGTGGGTATTACAACCGAAGCATTTGAGCTAAACAAACCTTTAATTTTATGGATAAATGATGGTTTAATGGCGATTTTTTTCTTCCTAATAGGTCTAGAAATTAAACGTGAATTTCTCATTGGCGAACTTAATTCACCAAAAAAAATTGGGTTTCCTCTAGTTGGGGCTTTTGGTGGTATGGCAATACCTGTACTTTGCTTCTTTTTAATTAACAACAACCCTGAAACTTTAAAAGGATGGGGAATTCCAATGGCTACCGATATTGCTTTCTCTCTTGCTATACTTACCGCATTAGGCAAACGTATCCCTTTAAGCTTAAAAGTATTTTTAACCGCTTTTGCCATTGTGGACGATTTAGGAGCCGTTTTGGTTATTGCTATATTCTATAGTAGTTCAATAAAGTTTGCTCTTTTAGGCGTAGCCATATTACTATTGGTATTTTTATACATATTATCTTATAAAGGTATTTATTCAAAATTCTTTACCATTGCTTTGGGTATTGTCATTTGGATTCTATTTTTAAAGTCGGGCATACACCCAACATTAGCAGGAGTATTATTAGCATTTTCGGTACCTATCAGACAAAAAATAAACACCCAAGAGTTTATAAACACCTTAGTAAGCATTACCGACAATATTAAACAAGCCTCCATTTTAAACAAACCCATTCTATCAAAAGAACAAATTCAACAAATAGACGATTTAGAAGATTGGACTTATAAATACCAATCGCCATTACAACAAATTGAACACAACCTTCACGACTGGGTGGCCTACTTTATAATTCCTGTTTTTGCATTTGCCAATGCTGGCGTTATTATTAATAGCTCGGCTCCATTAGCATTTAATCTCGTAACAGCCATCGTGGTTAGTTTGGTTTTAGGTAAAAGTATTGGAATAACACTATTTGTTGTTTTAGCACAAAAAATTAAACTTATTAATATTCCCAATGATATTACTATATGGCACATTATCGGGGTGTCGTTTTTAGCTGGTATCGGATTCACCATGTCCATATTTATAGCAGGTTTAGCATTTGCTGGCAATCCCATAAATATCGATTCGGCTAAAATAGGCATCTTAATAGGATCCTTAATTTCGGCTGTTATTGGTTTTCTTATATTAAAATTCAAAAAATAA
- the hemF gene encoding oxygen-dependent coproporphyrinogen oxidase, with product MKDSFYQYIQDLQDTITSKLESIDGKARFEEDLWERPEGGGGRTRVIQNGNVFEKGGVNISAVHGKLPESMQTYFGVKDADFFACGLSLVLHPKNPFVPTVHANWRYFEMYNQQGEIVDQWFGGGQDLTPYYLFEEDAKHFHKVCKTACDKHHTEFYNTYKKRCDEYFWNTHRNEARGIGGLFFDYCKAKDDFSMKDWYNFVTEVGDSFLEAYTPIVEKRKDLPYTEANRNWQEIRRGRYVEFNLVHDKGTLFGLKTNGRIESILMSLPPYVQWKYDHQPETGSDEEKLIKVLKKPKDWV from the coding sequence ATGAAAGATTCGTTCTATCAATACATACAAGATTTACAAGACACCATTACTTCAAAATTAGAAAGTATTGATGGTAAAGCGCGATTTGAAGAAGACCTTTGGGAACGCCCAGAAGGCGGTGGCGGACGTACTCGTGTAATTCAAAACGGTAATGTCTTTGAAAAAGGCGGTGTAAATATCTCAGCCGTTCACGGGAAATTACCAGAAAGTATGCAAACCTATTTTGGTGTAAAAGATGCCGATTTTTTTGCCTGCGGATTAAGCCTAGTTCTTCATCCAAAAAACCCTTTTGTACCAACAGTTCATGCCAATTGGCGCTATTTTGAGATGTATAACCAACAAGGCGAGATTGTTGATCAGTGGTTTGGTGGCGGACAAGACTTAACACCTTATTATCTTTTTGAAGAAGACGCCAAACACTTTCATAAAGTTTGTAAAACGGCTTGCGACAAGCACCACACAGAATTTTATAACACTTACAAAAAACGTTGCGACGAGTATTTTTGGAACACGCACCGAAATGAAGCCCGTGGTATTGGTGGATTGTTTTTCGATTACTGTAAAGCCAAAGACGATTTTTCAATGAAAGATTGGTACAACTTTGTTACCGAAGTAGGCGATAGCTTTTTAGAAGCCTACACACCTATCGTTGAAAAACGTAAAGACTTACCATATACTGAGGCCAACAGAAATTGGCAAGAAATTCGTCGTGGTCGCTATGTAGAATTTAATCTAGTACACGACAAAGGCACCTTATTTGGGTTAAAAACTAACGGACGAATAGAAAGCATTTTAATGAGTTTGCCGCCTTACGTGCAATGGAAATACGATCACCAACCAGAAACAGGCAGTGACGAAGAAAAATTAATTAAAGTTTTAAAAAAACCTAAAGATTGGGTTTAA
- the hemB gene encoding porphobilinogen synthase, which produces MYPLQRHRRLRQNSVIRSLVRETIISPNDFLVPLFVVEGKGVKEEIASMPNYFRYSLDLLEKEVKELWQLGLKSVLLFVKVPDNLKDNAGTEALNPNGLMQRAIKTVKNVCPEMLVMTDVAMDPYSSFGHDGVVANGQILNDDTTAILSEMALSHAKAGADFVAPSDMMDGRIFEMRSLLEDEGFYNTGIMSYSAKYASAFYGPFRDALDSAPVDIQDIPKNKKTYQMDPANRLEAIKETQTDIAEGADIVMVKPGLCYLDIVRDIKNVVDIPVAVYQVSGEYAMLKAAAEKGWLDHDAVMMEQITAIKRAGANIIASYFAKDVVKLIS; this is translated from the coding sequence ATGTATCCACTACAACGACATAGACGATTAAGACAAAACAGCGTCATAAGAAGTCTGGTAAGAGAAACCATCATTTCACCTAACGACTTTTTAGTACCACTTTTTGTGGTTGAAGGCAAAGGCGTAAAAGAAGAAATTGCCTCCATGCCTAATTACTTTAGATATAGTTTAGATTTATTAGAAAAAGAAGTAAAAGAACTCTGGCAGCTAGGTTTAAAATCGGTGCTATTATTTGTAAAAGTCCCCGACAATCTTAAAGACAATGCTGGCACCGAAGCCTTAAATCCTAACGGATTAATGCAACGCGCCATAAAAACCGTAAAAAATGTTTGCCCAGAAATGTTGGTAATGACTGATGTTGCCATGGATCCATACTCCAGTTTTGGGCACGATGGCGTGGTGGCTAATGGACAAATTTTAAACGACGACACAACAGCAATTCTATCAGAAATGGCATTAAGTCACGCCAAAGCTGGCGCCGATTTTGTAGCGCCAAGCGATATGATGGACGGCCGCATTTTTGAAATGCGAAGCCTCCTTGAAGATGAAGGTTTTTATAACACAGGTATTATGAGTTATTCGGCTAAATATGCCTCAGCATTTTACGGCCCATTTCGTGATGCCTTGGATTCGGCGCCAGTAGATATACAAGACATTCCAAAAAACAAAAAAACCTATCAAATGGATCCTGCCAATCGCCTGGAGGCCATTAAGGAAACCCAAACCGATATTGCCGAAGGTGCCGATATTGTTATGGTAAAACCGGGGTTATGTTATCTAGATATTGTTCGCGATATTAAAAACGTTGTCGATATTCCTGTTGCTGTATATCAAGTTTCAGGCGAATATGCTATGCTTAAAGCGGCTGCCGAAAAAGGCTGGTTAGACCACGATGCTGTTATGATGGAACAAATTACGGCCATAAAACGTGCTGGAGCCAATATTATAGCAAGTTATTTTGCTAAAGACGTTGTAAAATTGATTTCGTAA